One window of the Devosia sp. 2618 genome contains the following:
- a CDS encoding ABC transporter permease subunit, whose amino-acid sequence MRLHGQILATPITLWLLVAFAAPFLVVILMSLHPYADPFGPLFVAPSIAQFALILGDHFYLGVVWETVALGMVVTALSAVLGFPLALWLVSVPGRWRPLAFMVILIPLLTNVVVRSLGIVLLLAPDGLINVALGFVGIPPITNMLFNHFAVAISLAQVFMPFIVLALYDNLQGTSPRVFEAAESLGASKTVNFWTVRLPLALPGLRAGMIIVFMMSSTAYVSARILGGGRVWTTGMLVWQEAIANLNTPTAAALALVMTVACIAFAAICIWVFSRLMPWQRNVPASASFTLPPGLVRVLDVVGPVVSKLLLFSALVLLLMPLLLVCVQSFNDVSQGTLATFKGFTLKWYEIVFLQGPYIKGFINSLQLGAAATVIALALALPAAFALSRYRFLGIGALMIFWTLPLSLPGVAIGVGMLRLLQYFTAVPTFIGLLALHVVLILPFCLALLTTSIQQLDRSQEEAAQSLGANGPRRFFLVIIPNLMPGLVASAIITFLMSFGEVTVTSFLTTARMTTLPVIIYAEANNILEPTVHAVSASMIAVTLLALFLINLVFKVDRLHVR is encoded by the coding sequence TTTTGCAGCACCTTTCCTGGTGGTTATTTTGATGTCGCTGCATCCCTATGCAGATCCATTTGGCCCTCTGTTCGTTGCGCCTAGCATCGCCCAATTCGCCCTGATACTTGGCGATCACTTCTACTTGGGCGTGGTATGGGAAACCGTAGCACTTGGCATGGTAGTTACTGCCTTGTCTGCGGTCTTAGGGTTCCCACTTGCTCTGTGGCTCGTCAGCGTCCCCGGACGCTGGCGACCACTCGCCTTCATGGTCATTTTGATCCCGCTTTTGACCAACGTGGTGGTGCGCTCGCTCGGCATTGTGCTTTTGCTTGCCCCTGACGGTCTCATCAATGTGGCACTAGGGTTCGTTGGCATCCCGCCGATTACGAACATGCTTTTCAATCATTTTGCGGTGGCGATTTCGCTGGCGCAGGTGTTCATGCCTTTCATTGTTCTGGCGCTTTACGACAACCTGCAAGGCACATCACCTCGCGTGTTCGAAGCCGCTGAAAGCCTGGGCGCTTCAAAGACCGTCAATTTTTGGACCGTCCGACTCCCACTGGCTTTACCGGGGTTGCGGGCCGGCATGATCATCGTCTTTATGATGTCGTCCACCGCATATGTGTCTGCACGCATTCTGGGTGGCGGGCGCGTGTGGACTACCGGTATGTTGGTTTGGCAGGAAGCAATTGCCAATCTCAACACTCCCACTGCTGCGGCTCTTGCGCTTGTCATGACAGTGGCATGCATTGCCTTTGCAGCAATCTGCATATGGGTATTCTCAAGGCTTATGCCGTGGCAACGAAATGTTCCGGCCAGCGCGTCCTTCACGCTCCCGCCCGGATTGGTGCGCGTCCTTGATGTGGTTGGCCCGGTCGTTTCAAAACTGCTGTTGTTCTCGGCGCTGGTCTTGCTGCTGATGCCACTCCTTCTGGTCTGCGTCCAAAGCTTCAACGACGTTTCGCAGGGGACGCTCGCCACTTTTAAGGGGTTCACTCTGAAGTGGTATGAGATTGTCTTCTTGCAAGGTCCCTATATCAAGGGCTTCATCAATTCCCTGCAATTGGGTGCCGCAGCTACTGTGATTGCCTTGGCTCTTGCTCTCCCAGCGGCTTTTGCTCTCTCGCGCTATCGTTTCCTTGGAATTGGCGCGCTGATGATCTTCTGGACACTGCCGCTGTCTTTGCCAGGGGTTGCTATTGGTGTTGGAATGTTGCGCCTGCTGCAGTACTTCACCGCCGTGCCGACTTTCATCGGCCTTCTGGCTCTCCATGTCGTGCTGATCTTGCCATTCTGTTTGGCCCTTCTGACGACGTCGATCCAGCAACTGGATCGCTCCCAGGAGGAGGCGGCACAGAGTCTAGGCGCCAACGGTCCGAGACGCTTCTTCCTAGTCATAATCCCTAACCTTATGCCTGGATTGGTGGCGTCGGCCATCATCACCTTCCTGATGAGTTTTGGCGAAGTGACCGTGACGAGCTTCCTGACCACCGCTCGCATGACCACATTGCCCGTTATCATCTATGCCGAGGCCAACAACATTCTGGAGCCGACCGTACATGCGGTTTCTGCATCCATGATCGCTGTTACCCTATTGGCGCTGTTCTTGATCAATCTGGTGTTCAAGGTTGACCGACTGCATGTGCGATAG
- a CDS encoding SDR family NAD(P)-dependent oxidoreductase codes for MSDRGIAQDLKGKRALITGGATGIGRAIATALVNQDVRVAIADIDLDRAQEAARALGGDSIAVAVDVRKRDSVEYAFSAVINQWQGFDILIGNAGVSTMKAAVDLTDDEWDFNFDVNTRGIFLTNQIAARHFLSTGKGVIVNTASLAAKVGAPLLAHYSASKFAVLGWTQALARELAPHGIRVNAVCPGFVKTGMQSREIEWEAQLRGMTPEGVYQSYVDQTPLGRIETPEDVASVVVFLCSDAARFMTGQGINVTGGVYMG; via the coding sequence ATGTCAGATCGCGGAATCGCCCAGGATTTGAAGGGCAAACGGGCTTTGATAACAGGCGGAGCAACCGGCATTGGTCGCGCCATTGCAACGGCACTTGTGAATCAGGATGTGCGAGTAGCAATTGCAGACATCGACCTGGACAGAGCGCAGGAAGCGGCACGTGCACTTGGTGGGGACAGCATTGCAGTCGCAGTCGACGTCAGAAAGCGCGATTCTGTCGAGTATGCCTTCTCAGCGGTCATAAACCAGTGGCAAGGCTTCGATATTCTGATTGGCAATGCCGGCGTGTCGACAATGAAAGCCGCGGTGGATTTGACGGACGACGAGTGGGACTTCAATTTTGACGTCAATACGCGCGGTATATTCCTTACCAATCAGATTGCTGCCCGCCACTTCCTGTCCACAGGCAAGGGCGTCATTGTAAATACAGCGTCACTGGCGGCCAAAGTCGGCGCCCCTTTGCTGGCACACTACTCAGCGTCCAAGTTCGCTGTTCTCGGGTGGACGCAGGCGCTCGCGCGCGAATTGGCTCCGCACGGCATCCGCGTCAATGCCGTCTGTCCGGGATTTGTAAAGACGGGAATGCAGTCACGTGAAATCGAGTGGGAAGCCCAGCTCCGGGGCATGACTCCAGAAGGCGTCTACCAGAGCTATGTCGACCAAACACCACTCGGGCGCATCGAGACGCCCGAAGATGTTGCCAGCGTTGTGGTGTTCCTGTGCTCAGACGCCGCCCGCTTCATGACCGGTCAAGGCATCAACGTCACTGGCGGCGTTTACATGGGCTAA
- a CDS encoding BtpA/SgcQ family protein has protein sequence MVFDFFGAKKKVVVAMVHIGALPGTPLYNAKGGMQALIDGANADLEKLQAAGVDAVMFGNENDRPYVFDAPKEGVAAMTAVVSAVKPNIKVPFGVNFLWDPQASVAIGATTGASFVREIFTGVFASDMGVWEPNAARAAQLRRNLGRDDMKLFFNINAEFAHALDQRPIEMRARSAVFSSLADAILVSGPLTGEPADQSNLRKVAEALTDVPIFANTGVNIDSVADIFTVAQGVIVGTHFKVDGNTWKPVDGDRVKRFMDKVETLR, from the coding sequence ATGGTTTTTGACTTCTTCGGCGCTAAAAAGAAGGTCGTGGTGGCAATGGTCCACATCGGGGCTTTGCCTGGCACGCCGCTCTATAACGCCAAAGGCGGTATGCAGGCGCTTATCGATGGCGCTAACGCCGACTTGGAGAAGCTCCAAGCCGCGGGCGTCGACGCTGTGATGTTCGGAAATGAAAACGATCGACCTTATGTGTTCGATGCTCCGAAGGAAGGTGTGGCGGCTATGACAGCGGTCGTGTCGGCCGTGAAGCCAAACATCAAAGTTCCGTTCGGCGTGAACTTCCTTTGGGATCCCCAGGCCAGCGTGGCTATCGGTGCTACGACGGGCGCCAGCTTCGTGCGTGAGATCTTTACCGGCGTGTTCGCATCGGACATGGGTGTGTGGGAGCCGAATGCAGCGCGCGCAGCCCAGCTACGCCGTAATCTTGGTCGCGATGACATGAAGCTGTTCTTCAATATTAACGCTGAATTCGCCCATGCTTTGGATCAGCGGCCGATCGAGATGCGCGCGCGTAGCGCCGTGTTCTCGTCGCTTGCTGATGCCATACTGGTATCGGGCCCGCTTACTGGCGAGCCTGCTGATCAGTCCAATCTGCGTAAGGTCGCTGAAGCGCTCACGGACGTACCAATTTTTGCCAACACGGGCGTGAACATCGACTCGGTTGCTGACATTTTCACCGTCGCGCAGGGCGTGATTGTTGGCACTCACTTTAAGGTGGATGGTAATACCTGGAAGCCAGTTGATGGCGATCGCGTGAAGCGGTTCATGGACAAAGTCGAAACGCTGCGATAG
- a CDS encoding FGGY-family carbohydrate kinase: MAFVVGFDIGTTSTIGILIELPSRVVAVVKRSVTLSTPHAAWAEEDPAQWWSNLCEISRELIARSGVGPGQIKAVGVAGMLPAVVLLDAEGQLLRPSIQQSDGRAGQEVIDLKAEADEVAFIAKAGNGINQQLVGAKLRWLERHEPEVFSRIHTVLGSYDYINFKLTGERSIDRNWALEAGFVNVQTHELDDDLINFAHIGRCNLPPMHRSEEIVGHISKQASAETGLAVGTPVVAGAADHIASAYAAGVTRPGDILFKFGGAVDVLVSTDIVAPDSRMYLDYHLVPGLYMPNGCMSTGGSGLNWFAANFASSLASSDDHDGLLKTLDRLAGSVAPGSDGLIFLPYFLGEKTPIHDPALRGTLTGLSFTHGVGHVWRALLEGYGYAIAHHVEVFTEMGHSVTNCYVSDGGSSSDVWMQMVSDILQRPLQRLSGHPGSCLGAAWIAAIGAGLEDDWGKVSSFITKSKSFEPNQANAGIYSRGYNKFRDLGRRMSGFVA, encoded by the coding sequence ATGGCCTTCGTTGTCGGCTTTGATATTGGAACCACGTCAACAATTGGCATCTTAATAGAGCTGCCTAGTCGCGTTGTCGCTGTGGTCAAGCGCAGTGTTACTCTATCAACTCCACATGCCGCCTGGGCTGAGGAGGACCCTGCGCAGTGGTGGTCTAACCTCTGCGAGATTTCCCGGGAGCTAATCGCCAGGTCTGGTGTTGGTCCCGGGCAGATCAAAGCCGTTGGAGTCGCGGGCATGTTACCTGCAGTTGTCCTGCTTGATGCGGAAGGCCAATTGTTGCGTCCCTCGATCCAGCAAAGTGATGGCCGGGCCGGACAAGAGGTTATCGATCTGAAGGCTGAGGCTGATGAAGTTGCTTTCATTGCCAAGGCCGGCAATGGCATCAATCAGCAGTTGGTGGGCGCCAAGCTTCGTTGGTTGGAGCGCCACGAGCCTGAGGTTTTCTCGCGCATTCACACGGTGCTCGGCTCCTATGACTACATAAACTTCAAGCTTACAGGCGAGCGCTCCATCGACCGAAATTGGGCGCTGGAAGCTGGTTTCGTAAACGTGCAGACTCATGAACTTGATGATGATCTCATCAATTTTGCACATATTGGGCGGTGCAATCTTCCTCCCATGCATCGCAGCGAAGAGATAGTTGGGCACATCTCCAAGCAAGCATCAGCTGAAACTGGGCTGGCTGTTGGAACGCCGGTGGTCGCTGGGGCGGCGGACCATATCGCTTCCGCGTACGCGGCAGGTGTGACGCGCCCTGGTGACATTCTGTTCAAGTTCGGTGGGGCGGTTGACGTTCTGGTTTCGACCGACATCGTTGCTCCGGATTCCCGGATGTATCTGGACTACCACCTGGTACCTGGCCTCTACATGCCCAATGGATGCATGTCGACGGGCGGCTCCGGGCTGAACTGGTTTGCAGCCAACTTCGCCAGTTCGTTAGCCAGTAGCGACGACCACGACGGTTTGCTCAAAACACTGGACCGACTGGCGGGTAGCGTCGCGCCTGGTAGCGACGGGTTGATATTTTTGCCCTATTTTCTGGGCGAAAAGACTCCCATCCACGATCCCGCACTGCGGGGTACTCTGACAGGTCTAAGCTTCACTCATGGCGTGGGGCACGTCTGGCGTGCACTGCTTGAGGGGTACGGCTATGCCATCGCGCATCACGTCGAGGTTTTCACCGAGATGGGCCACTCGGTGACCAATTGCTATGTTTCGGATGGTGGCTCTAGTAGCGACGTCTGGATGCAAATGGTCAGCGATATATTGCAGCGACCACTGCAACGGCTGTCCGGCCACCCTGGCTCTTGTTTGGGCGCTGCGTGGATTGCTGCGATTGGAGCCGGCCTTGAAGATGACTGGGGTAAGGTATCGAGTTTCATCACCAAATCGAAGTCGTTCGAGCCCAATCAGGCCAATGCCGGTATCTACTCGCGCGGATACAATAAGTTCCGCGACCTGGGTCGGCGAATGTCGGGTTTTGTCGCGTAG
- a CDS encoding FadR/GntR family transcriptional regulator, producing the protein MPRLNIDGQIRSTHDLITREIAKRILGEVYVAGDTLPNEGDLIDEFRVSRTALRESLKTLAAKGLVVAKTKIGTRVLPSAFWNYFDPQVLSWRLELGVDSEFLVRLYEVRQALEPAAAAMAAVRRTPENIERMEQFLDQMDQKHATRQTYAEPDLWFHQEILMASHNPFIQSFGSIIEASILCAFEISAPIDSPERQALSISRHKLILDRIKERNAAGASEAMSDVIVEGIGNAHISMGNSPIIVSLPLSSAIP; encoded by the coding sequence ATGCCGCGTCTGAATATTGATGGGCAGATCAGGTCTACACATGATTTGATAACTAGAGAGATTGCGAAAAGAATCCTAGGCGAAGTGTACGTCGCCGGAGATACGCTGCCGAATGAAGGCGATTTGATTGATGAATTCAGAGTTTCGCGAACAGCGCTTCGGGAATCTCTTAAAACGCTTGCTGCCAAGGGTTTAGTTGTCGCCAAAACCAAAATTGGCACACGTGTATTGCCATCAGCGTTCTGGAATTACTTCGACCCGCAAGTATTGTCGTGGCGCCTTGAGCTGGGTGTTGATTCAGAGTTCTTGGTTCGACTTTATGAGGTCAGGCAGGCGCTAGAGCCTGCGGCCGCGGCGATGGCCGCCGTGCGCCGAACGCCAGAAAATATCGAGCGGATGGAACAGTTTCTGGATCAGATGGACCAGAAACACGCGACACGGCAGACCTATGCCGAGCCTGATCTGTGGTTCCACCAGGAAATCCTTATGGCGTCGCATAACCCGTTCATCCAAAGCTTTGGTTCGATCATCGAGGCCAGCATTCTTTGCGCCTTCGAAATCAGCGCTCCCATTGACTCGCCAGAGCGTCAGGCACTGTCGATCTCGCGTCACAAGCTGATCCTTGACCGCATCAAGGAAAGAAACGCGGCGGGGGCAAGCGAGGCGATGTCTGATGTCATCGTCGAGGGGATTGGCAACGCACATATCAGCATGGGCAATTCTCCGATCATTGTGTCGCTGCCGCTTAGTTCGGCCATCCCCTGA
- a CDS encoding TRAP transporter large permease yields the protein MSIVMLIVILVGFAISLPVAVSIGTAGAVGLWMSGTNMLILPKEIYTAIDKFPLAAIPFFILAGNVMERGGISMRLVELAKSMVGGLKGGLAATCVLTCMMFAAISGSSIATTFAVGAILIPALIKHGYPRPYAAALQATSAELGIILPPSIPLILYGVAAEVSIGQLFIAAIGPGLFIGCVMLGFTLIYTRIKGYGQNDNVNRKALSKAFVSALPALSLPAIILGGIYSGITTPTEASVVAVFAALLIGMVVYREIKFSDIPQILRKSVVSTTMIMFIIACAGLFSYLITRAGVPAQVGRFLSDAFHDPLIFLLMLNVGLLLIGMILETNSAVLVLAPILAPVAISMGVDPVHFGMILIINLAIGMVTPPLAVNVFAACTVGRIPFDQVVPRLLPMILMMIACLLVVTYFPPITLLLRDLVYN from the coding sequence ATGTCTATCGTAATGCTTATCGTCATTCTGGTTGGGTTTGCGATCTCGCTACCCGTCGCCGTATCGATTGGTACGGCTGGGGCTGTCGGCCTCTGGATGAGCGGCACCAACATGCTCATCCTGCCCAAAGAGATCTATACGGCTATTGACAAATTCCCGCTTGCGGCCATTCCCTTCTTCATTCTCGCCGGCAACGTCATGGAACGCGGCGGCATCTCGATGCGTCTCGTCGAACTGGCCAAGTCCATGGTTGGCGGCCTCAAGGGCGGCCTCGCGGCCACTTGCGTACTCACCTGCATGATGTTCGCCGCTATTTCGGGCTCATCGATCGCTACCACCTTCGCGGTGGGCGCCATCTTGATACCGGCGCTGATCAAGCACGGCTATCCCCGCCCCTATGCGGCGGCCCTGCAGGCAACGTCCGCCGAACTTGGCATCATCCTACCACCGTCAATTCCACTGATCCTTTATGGTGTGGCCGCTGAGGTTTCGATCGGCCAGTTGTTCATCGCCGCCATCGGACCAGGCCTGTTCATCGGCTGTGTCATGCTGGGTTTCACCCTGATCTACACGCGGATCAAGGGCTACGGCCAGAACGACAATGTCAACCGAAAGGCGCTGTCTAAGGCATTTGTTTCTGCCCTGCCCGCACTCAGCCTGCCCGCCATCATTCTCGGCGGCATCTATAGCGGTATCACCACGCCAACCGAAGCATCGGTTGTGGCGGTGTTCGCGGCGCTGCTGATCGGCATGGTGGTCTACCGCGAGATCAAGTTCTCCGACATTCCGCAAATCCTGCGCAAGTCGGTGGTCTCCACAACGATGATCATGTTCATCATCGCCTGTGCCGGCCTCTTCAGCTACCTGATCACCCGCGCCGGTGTTCCGGCCCAGGTTGGTCGTTTCCTAAGCGATGCCTTCCACGACCCACTGATCTTCCTGCTCATGCTTAACGTTGGTCTATTGCTGATCGGCATGATCCTCGAAACCAACTCAGCTGTTCTTGTGTTGGCACCGATCCTGGCTCCAGTGGCCATCAGTATGGGCGTCGATCCGGTCCACTTCGGTATGATCCTGATCATCAACCTCGCAATCGGCATGGTCACCCCACCTCTGGCAGTGAACGTTTTCGCTGCATGTACAGTTGGTCGAATACCGTTCGACCAAGTGGTCCCAAGACTGCTGCCAATGATCCTCATGATGATCGCGTGTCTGCTGGTTGTGACCTACTTCCCGCCGATCACGCTTCTACTGCGCGACCTAGTCTACAACTAG
- a CDS encoding TRAP transporter small permease, translating to MRAQFLRVDKYISLVISYITSALLALAASLGLLQVLSRFLFKFPFEWTEVLIRISLNWMVFLGIAVVFRMGGMITVDMMRRLMPQKYQLLHSRILAVITICFLLFLGYWGWIYANRGATQTIIGLEFISVFWAYLSIPVGCFFGTLAVIANYIDPPKDSTDVEIENTI from the coding sequence ATGAGAGCGCAATTTCTCCGGGTGGACAAGTATATCTCACTTGTCATCTCGTACATCACCTCTGCTCTACTGGCCCTGGCAGCTTCGCTCGGCCTTCTGCAGGTCCTTTCCCGCTTCCTGTTCAAATTCCCCTTCGAATGGACAGAGGTACTCATCCGCATCAGCCTGAACTGGATGGTGTTCCTTGGCATAGCCGTCGTGTTCCGTATGGGCGGCATGATCACCGTCGACATGATGCGGCGCCTGATGCCGCAAAAGTACCAGCTGTTGCACAGTCGAATCCTTGCCGTCATCACCATCTGCTTCCTGCTATTCCTCGGCTACTGGGGCTGGATTTACGCCAATCGAGGCGCGACGCAGACGATCATCGGCCTCGAGTTCATCTCAGTGTTCTGGGCTTATCTTAGCATCCCCGTTGGTTGCTTCTTCGGCACGCTCGCTGTCATCGCGAATTACATCGATCCGCCGAAAGACTCCACCGATGTCGAAATCGAAAACACCATCTAG
- a CDS encoding DctP family TRAP transporter solute-binding subunit, which yields MSTAALAQQTVRINVSMPQNGHHGVAIDAFAAELERLTEGRFDVETFYAGSLGAERESIEGVQLGTLELTFTSTGPVPNFVPELRVLDIPYLFRDYAHARGLLDSEIGDELLARFEPHGIKGLAWADNGFRHMTNNVRPIVAPADLNGLKMRTMENSVHIAAYREFGILPTPMAFTEVFAALQQGVVDGQENPLSVIESNNFQEVQNYLTLTGHVFSPCVFLMNLELYNDLSEEDQAAFVAAAKVGAAANRARVDSDEASAIGSMAAEGLQIVAEIDRDAFIAAIGKANEQFVADFGAEEIARIRDFQP from the coding sequence ATGAGCACCGCCGCCCTGGCCCAGCAAACCGTTCGTATCAACGTGTCGATGCCCCAGAACGGGCACCACGGCGTGGCAATCGACGCTTTTGCAGCGGAACTCGAACGCCTCACCGAAGGGCGCTTTGACGTTGAGACCTTCTACGCAGGCTCACTTGGCGCGGAACGTGAGTCAATCGAAGGCGTCCAGCTCGGCACCCTCGAGCTGACCTTTACCTCGACCGGCCCAGTGCCGAACTTCGTGCCAGAGCTGCGCGTGCTCGATATTCCCTATCTCTTCCGCGACTACGCCCACGCGCGTGGCCTGCTCGACAGCGAAATCGGCGACGAACTGCTCGCCCGCTTCGAACCACACGGCATCAAGGGTCTGGCATGGGCCGATAACGGCTTCCGCCACATGACCAACAACGTGCGTCCAATCGTGGCGCCTGCCGATCTGAACGGCCTCAAGATGCGCACGATGGAGAACTCGGTCCACATCGCCGCCTATCGCGAGTTCGGCATCCTGCCAACGCCAATGGCTTTCACAGAGGTGTTTGCTGCACTGCAGCAGGGCGTTGTCGACGGTCAGGAAAACCCGCTTTCAGTGATCGAGTCAAACAACTTCCAGGAAGTGCAGAACTACCTGACCCTGACCGGCCACGTGTTCTCCCCATGCGTCTTCCTGATGAACCTCGAGCTCTACAACGACCTCTCTGAAGAAGATCAGGCTGCATTCGTTGCCGCCGCTAAGGTTGGCGCTGCTGCCAACCGCGCCCGCGTTGACTCCGATGAAGCCAGCGCCATTGGCTCGATGGCCGCAGAAGGCCTGCAGATCGTCGCCGAGATCGATCGCGACGCTTTTATTGCCGCAATCGGCAAGGCCAACGAGCAGTTCGTTGCCGACTTTGGCGCAGAAGAAATCGCGCGCATTCGCGACTTCCAGCCGTAA
- a CDS encoding putative quinol monooxygenase, protein MTVEYFVRPGRVGEVLDALTEMSGAMRADEPGCVGYEVLRSTDAEDRLLLIETYVDQAALAAHRETPHFKAILEKRVIPLLEDRVRHHYSPALSLR, encoded by the coding sequence ATGACTGTTGAATACTTTGTTCGCCCTGGTCGGGTAGGTGAAGTATTGGACGCGCTTACAGAGATGAGCGGCGCTATGCGTGCAGATGAACCGGGTTGTGTCGGCTATGAGGTCTTGCGTTCTACCGATGCAGAAGACCGCTTGCTGCTGATCGAAACGTATGTCGACCAGGCGGCATTGGCCGCACATCGTGAGACCCCCCATTTTAAGGCAATTCTCGAAAAGCGGGTGATCCCGCTTCTTGAGGACCGTGTCCGGCACCACTACAGCCCGGCACTTTCACTTCGCTAG
- a CDS encoding aldolase/citrate lyase family protein translates to MKSILKQVVAVSMLSALAMPVMAQDAFKAADFEYGPRDVVEGEMPIWNTAKQKILAGDDLVGVTIEATDPRTYCAAANAGYDFTWVEMQHQATSWESVARMYASCPKATAAHGARLPYVDEHQVQQALDSGATVLVFPTIDTEEEARMAVQWSKFPPFGLHSQGGGQRWGMYADVPGGYRPTANANTVVILMIETLEGVENIDAIAKVEGIDALFIASGDLGNFSGYKQGEPQYEDLVDRITAAANANDIPLCGPLAWRADREGFSCFQAGSEASLIRRGFASEAEATARK, encoded by the coding sequence ATGAAGAGTATCTTGAAGCAAGTGGTGGCAGTATCGATGCTGTCTGCTTTGGCAATGCCCGTGATGGCGCAGGATGCGTTCAAGGCCGCTGACTTTGAGTATGGTCCGCGTGACGTTGTCGAAGGCGAAATGCCGATCTGGAACACCGCCAAGCAGAAGATCCTGGCTGGCGACGATCTAGTTGGTGTGACTATCGAAGCGACCGATCCGCGTACCTATTGCGCTGCCGCAAATGCCGGCTACGACTTTACCTGGGTTGAAATGCAGCACCAGGCGACCAGCTGGGAATCGGTTGCCCGTATGTATGCGTCTTGCCCCAAGGCCACCGCAGCACATGGCGCTCGCCTGCCATATGTCGATGAGCATCAGGTGCAGCAGGCACTCGACTCCGGCGCCACGGTTCTCGTGTTCCCGACGATCGACACCGAAGAAGAAGCCCGCATGGCCGTTCAGTGGTCCAAGTTCCCTCCTTTTGGCCTGCACAGCCAGGGCGGCGGGCAGCGCTGGGGCATGTATGCTGACGTTCCAGGTGGCTATCGCCCAACGGCCAATGCGAACACCGTTGTCATCCTGATGATCGAAACGCTGGAAGGCGTCGAGAACATCGATGCCATCGCTAAGGTCGAAGGGATCGACGCCCTGTTCATCGCCTCGGGCGATCTGGGCAACTTCTCGGGTTACAAGCAGGGTGAGCCACAGTACGAAGATCTGGTCGACCGGATCACTGCGGCCGCCAACGCCAACGACATTCCTCTTTGCGGCCCACTCGCATGGCGTGCCGACCGCGAAGGCTTCTCCTGCTTCCAGGCTGGTAGCGAAGCAAGCCTGATCCGTCGCGGTTTCGCATCGGAAGCTGAAGCCACCGCACGCAAGTAA
- a CDS encoding 2-hydroxy-3-oxopropionate reductase, with amino-acid sequence MKIGFIGLGIMGTPMAGHLLNAGHELFVFDRAGRPESLSSATLCANSREVTERADVVIIMVPDTPHVRAVLFDENGVFDALKPGQLVIDMSSISPIATKDFAHRVREKGAEYVDGPVSGGEVGAKQASLSIMAGGSESAFERARPLFELMGKNITHVGEAGDGQTAKIANQIIVALNIEAVAEALVFASKAGADPAKVRNALMGGFASSRVLEVHGDRMVKRTFDPGFRIELHQKDLNNALESARALKIGLPATAMCQQLFSTCAANGGSAWDHSALIRAIELLSAHEIG; translated from the coding sequence ATGAAAATCGGTTTTATCGGTCTTGGCATTATGGGTACGCCGATGGCGGGCCATCTGCTCAACGCTGGCCACGAGCTTTTTGTCTTTGACCGCGCCGGTCGTCCGGAATCCCTGTCGAGTGCCACTTTGTGTGCCAATTCCAGGGAAGTTACCGAACGCGCCGATGTCGTGATCATCATGGTGCCCGATACGCCGCATGTCCGTGCCGTGCTGTTTGATGAGAACGGTGTTTTCGATGCTCTCAAGCCCGGTCAGCTGGTGATCGACATGAGCTCGATTTCCCCAATTGCGACCAAGGATTTCGCCCATCGCGTTCGCGAAAAGGGCGCTGAATATGTCGACGGTCCTGTTTCCGGTGGCGAAGTCGGTGCCAAGCAGGCCAGCCTTTCGATCATGGCCGGCGGCAGCGAGAGTGCCTTCGAGCGCGCGCGGCCCCTATTTGAGCTGATGGGCAAAAACATCACCCATGTCGGCGAAGCCGGTGACGGCCAGACCGCCAAGATCGCCAACCAGATCATCGTCGCGCTCAATATCGAGGCCGTTGCAGAAGCCTTGGTCTTTGCATCAAAGGCTGGTGCAGATCCGGCAAAAGTTCGCAATGCGCTGATGGGCGGTTTCGCCTCCTCGCGTGTGCTGGAAGTGCATGGCGACCGCATGGTCAAGCGCACGTTCGATCCCGGTTTCCGCATCGAGCTGCATCAAAAAGATCTGAACAACGCCCTCGAGTCCGCTCGCGCACTCAAGATTGGCCTGCCGGCAACGGCTATGTGCCAGCAATTGTTCAGCACCTGCGCAGCAAATGGCGGATCGGCCTGGGACCACTCGGCCCTTATCCGCGCCATTGAACTGCTCAGCGCTCACGAAATCGGCTGA